The genomic window GATTTATATTCCAGTTAATTTGATTAAGATCACCGTCCGTAACTTAAGCTAAATCGAATGTCCATACAACTTTCATAGTGTCAGGCTGGTGCCTTTGAGTGTGATGGCGATGGAGTACTTTGTGTATCTTTGAGTGTTCCGTAATCGTTTGAGTTGTGAACGTGACAAGTCGAAAGTTAGGTAAGCCTAACGTGATACCATTTCACGCCCGCGTGCACAGAACGGTGCTCTGTGGAGTAAAGGTCACTGCGCTGTTATATCCCTCGCCTGACAGTGTGACCTAGCGTCCCTCTTGTTTACGACGGCTTTTCTGCTGGTGACAGTCACCTAATACATTTATTAACTTCATCCCGTGGTTGACACCTGTGGCTGAACTGTCTATTGTGCCTCCAGATGAGAGAGTGTTGTCCATGGGTGTTAGCCGATTAGATGTCCTCTACAGAAGGCTCCTCCTCACCAAACTGTTCATCCAAGGATGGGGAAAGCCGGATGATCTCAAAAGGTACAGAGAAAAATGGATatttagagagatagagatggagagaggaagggagatttGATCAGAGAGGGGCTGGCACTAAATTTCTGTGCTCGGTCTAATCAGACCACAAGTTAGATTTTTGATTCTTTCTCGATATTTCCACAGAATATTTGAGTTCCGTAGAATAATTGGCAACAGGGAGAAGTGTAAGGACCTGGTACCCAAGGATTACCCAGTGTTCATAGATAAGGTACAccctcactctcccttcctGTCATGCTAATGGTGttatgtaacccccccccccttcagttcATATGGTTCTGTTGTCATGGTAACCCATCgtaaccccccccctaccctccaATTTCTGTGTGAATCGTAGATTGATAAAGTGAACTTCAGACAGTGTGTTGTTGAAGTTTGTGGGTTTTTTGACCATGTTATTGATGTCTGCAGGTGGAGGATCAGTCTGACTGTAAGATCCATAATGGCTACTTCATTTCTCCTCTGGAAGATATTGTCCCCGGCATCCTGCCCCCTGAGTCTGTCAAAGCCCGGTgagaacccccccacccaccacacccCCGGTCCAGCACCAGGGACACGTCACTACTAGACATGGGAGTTCAGCTTCAAAAGCAATCCTCTACGTTGATGCTAGAGGTCCAGCTTGGTGTCTTGTTCCGTCACTGAGTCCTGCTCTGCTCTTCCTCAGGTTCCAGTTTATAGTTCCTAAGAAGTGGAAGAGGCACAGCCCAGTATGCATCCACCTGGCCGGCACAGGAGACCATGTAAGTAGACTAGGCAGGAAGTAGAAGGGCAGAGCCTAGCCATGTGACCAAAGTCTCAAGAAGTACAGGGATGTTGTTATAGGAACAACCTAAACCACAGTTGTCAACTAATGACTCAAACATTCTTCTGAAGGCCTCTAATAGCACTTTGGCCTTTATCAGTATCTTTATTGTTTTATGTGTACCCTACTGCTGTAGTGAGGGAGTCAATAGAGTGACCTCAGTGTAGCTGAATTAATGTGTCTCGTCTCTTTATTGGTCGTTAGTTCTTCTGGCGGCGACGCACCCTGATAGCCCGACCGATGATCAAGGAAGCTGGCATGGCCTCTCTACTGCTGGAGAACCCCTACTATATCCTCCAGATAACTGACCCTAACCCCATCTCTGACCTTCATTCTAGACCTGACCCAATTTGTATTTGTTCCGTTcagtatgtaaatgtaaagtctgATTGCTCCATTTCCTTGACTGATGTTCACATGGATACCGGAAACCGAAAGACCAAATGTAAGTTCTATTAGAACAGCCATACAGTCACATTCTTACATGTTCTTGTTCTGCAATGTCCTAAGTGTTCATCTTTGTGGGTAATGTAGTCGATCCAGCTTGAGGAATGTGTCCGACCTGTTTGTAATGGGCGGGGCTCTGATCCTCGAGTCAGCTGTGCTTCTCCATTGGCTGGAGCGGGAAGGCTACTGGCCTCTAGGAATGACTGGAGTATCCATGGGCGGGCACGTGAGTAAGCAGCACCACACATCACAGTCTGACACAGAATCATAGAGCTTGTGTGTTAGAAAAGACTGTCAACAAAGCTGCTACCCTCTGAAGTGTtcactgaagtgtgtgtgtttgatcccAGATGGCGTCCCTGGCTGTGACCAACTGGCCCAAGCCCATCCCTCTGATCCCCTGTTTGTCTTGGACCACTGCCTCTAATGTCTTCACCACAGTAGGATGTTCATTTTAACCTCTAACAAATAACTAATTCAAAAAAGGATCAATAATCTGTCAATCGGTGTTGGAGTAcaacctgtgcgtgtgtgttgcagggtgtTTTGAGTAAAGCTGTGAACTggagggagctggagaagcaGTATGCCATGCACTCAGTTTATGAGCGGGAGATCATCAGAATGCTGGAGTACTGCGGGGTACGCTCTCATCTGTACTTATAGATGGTTATATCTTATTATATTAGATGGCCCTATGTTTTCTCATTATATGATGCTACTATATTTCACCATAATATGAAACTACTTAATTTCACTATGATCTGAAACTCCTTATATTTCACCATTATATAAAGCTACTATATTTCACTATTATATAAACCCACTATATTTCATTCTATGAAATGCTTTGTTTTGATGTAAGACTTGCATACCCATATATCAATAATACCTGGAGTCAGGTATGTCAATGTCATCTGGGACTGTAGAATTTACATATCCACAGATGGAGTCAGATggttgagtggttagggaatcgggctaataatcagaaggttggtagtttgattcccggctatgccaaccaaatgacgttgtgtccttgggcaaggaacttcaccctacttgcctcgggggaatgtccctgtacttactgtaagtcgctctggataagagcgtctgctaaatgcctaaatgtaatgtaaatgtaaatatccctcgcctctccaccccaccccgcaGACAGACTCATTCCAGATGGGCCAGGACTTAGTGAAGAACTCTCCCTGCAGTCTTGACAACCTGTCAGGCCTGGAGCTGTCAGGAGAGCTGCTGGGGCTGAGCCGGccccaggaggagaggctgggtctgCGCTCACGGGCGgccggagggggagggagagacagcatCCTGCTCTCAGGAGAGAGGGGCCGGGAGGGGCTGGACCAGATGCTGTCAGCAGTCAGCAGCAGTGGGCCACACATGAACATGCTACACGCCAAGAACATGGGAGCGGGCAGTGGGCAGCGCCAGTCCCTGCAGAGGATGTCTCTGGGCTTCATGAAGGGCGTGATGGACGAGTGCACCCACATCGCCAACTTCTCTGGTCAGAGAAATGCCTCATACATAAACTCACAATACATATACGGCTCCAACAGTCATTATAGATCTGGGTCTATGACATGGGTTCATTGACAAGTTGAAAGTTCTTCAAAGTAGTTGAAATGCATTTCATTTGACTCAAAATTGACATATCAGGGGGTCAATGGGAAAGATAAGTTATGGGTGCACCTTGAGTATTACACAGAATTGGCCAATAGTATTTGACCCAGGTCTGAGATGGAGACAAGCTAGCCTATCCTTTGTTCTGAGttgtctcatctctccctctcctccagtcccgGTGGACCCCAGCCTGATCATCGTGGTGCAGGCCAAGGAGGACGCCTATATCCCCCGTACGGGGGTCCGGGGCCTGCAGGAGATCTGGCCCGGCTGTGAGGTGCGCTACCTGAAAGGGGGCCACATCAGCGCATACCTCTTCAAGCAGGGCCTCTTTAGGTGagacaagacaaacacacacgagggTCGCTCTCTAGAACGTTCTGGTACTGAccagttgtggtgtgtgtgtgtgtgtgtgttccaggaagGCCATCTACGATGCCTATGACAGGTTTCTTCTGAAGTATTCCAACTGAAGTATTCCAACTACATCTAACCGCTGTTCACAACAGAAGACTCTGTGCTCAGTGTCTTAGAGGAAGAGGATAGGGTACAATTTTGTATTTGTAAATTATTTGGAAGTTTCTATGCAGTAAAAGACCCTTCAGATTAGATTCTTCTTATATTCTCTTAATGAGACCATTTGACCCAGACACCAACCAAATGGTGCTTCTGAATTGGTGGAAGGGTAgtgtaaaaaagaaagaatataTAGTTTATAAAAAAGAACTCCTCTTCTACTCCTCACAACACCACCTCTGTTTTGCCATGTTGTATAGTCCTCCATGTTGCCTTCTGTTTCTCCATTAAGACTGTGCCTCACCTTGATCCGTCACACTAACCCATAACCCTGCTTAGCACACTATCAACAAGTATGTGTATAACTTGCGTGTTAGACACCCTGGGGCTCTCAAACATGGCTGACCTACCCATTCACCTGGACCTCGATAACTCGACTGACCTTCGAAGACCAAGGCCCCTTTTTGCGACAGTCACAAACGTGCAGGTGGCCCAAGACTCCTGGGTTGCATGAATGATCCGTCAATCACGTGTCATATTGAATATTCGACTCTGATGACTTGTAAATGaatcaggagacagagaggcttaAGCCACCTCAATTTCTATTTTTTAAAACATCAAGAAACCAAATAAATGGATCTCCTCAACAAGGTTGATGTAGGTACCCAGATCATGACCACCTGACCTATCATGACCCCAACACCTGGATCCACTAACAGAGGCCTGTCGAGGGAATTGGTGTCTGCCACTTACCTAGTTAGACCCATTATTAAAACACTGTGACTGCCCTGCGGAAGGACCTCATTGTCCCCTGACTCTGCTCTAGAGCACCGGCCTGTTTAGCATttcaacttcctgttttcaaGTCTGAAATAAAACAAGTGGATTGACAATTTCTTTTATCTGTttttagtgttacttgttatgTCTCTCTTTGTTAGCTGTGCGTAATAGTTTGTTCATCGGCAagctaaaaaaataaaataccgCTACATTTGTAGTAATTTGTGCTGGGACTTTTTTACTGGCTTGTGCTTTGACGTGTACAGTTACGTAAAACGCGTCACTTTGTTATGTACCCCAGCTGATCAGGCCATAAAGACGATGTACATCAGCCACTGCTGCATAGACTATCATTGCCTCATCATATTTTGCCTGCGCTGCGTATTCAACTAACAATTGGAAAAACCGCATAAGTTGTTTGAGGGGGAATTTTTTTCTTCGTTGTCTGCGCTGGGTTTTTTTTCCTCATTGCAGACAGGGCCCTTGGTCGTATTTGCCATGCTAGGCTAATTCTCGCGTCTCGTTCACTCGCATTAAGATGCATAGAGCGAGCTACCAAAACTATTTGTGAAAATGGTGGACACTTTGAAAAATTATAGTTGGACGTAGTACAGTCGCAATTATTCGTTGCGAGAAAATCGGTCTGGCTGTCAGCGTTTGATCCTTCAAATATATTTTTCCGGTCAGTTTAGTTTGGAAGTTGCCACTGCCAACTAACGTTTGTTTAGTGAAGTGACAACTGTCTCGCTGACAGTCGACCAAAATCTGACCCTGAAACCTCAATGAGAAAGAAGAGGCTCTGATACTTCTCCAGACGTTGCAGGAATCATCTTACAGAGTAAGATGTGGCTGAAACTCTTTTTTCTGCTGCTGTACTTCCTGGTACTTTTCGTCCTGGCCCGATTCTTTGAAGCGGTTGTCTGGTATGAGACGGGGATCTTCGCCACTCAGCTGGTAGATCCAGTGACACTGAGCTTTAAGAAGTTGAAGACCATCCTGGAATGTCGAGGCCTGGGATACTCCGGCCTTGCGGAGAAAAGGGATGTCAGAGAGCTGGTGGAGAAATCAGGTAACAAGATAACAGCCTGTGTAAACACAATGTTACTGAACACGGGAAAGACGTTAGGCAACTGTCAAAACTAGGGGATGATCTACGGTACAGAAGTGGCCTAGTATTGATCCACGAGATACAATTGCACTTACTGTCACGTTAACGGGCACGATCAAAAGTAACGGAAACCAAAACTCAAAAACTACAATGCGCAATAGTCATCCTACGCACGCCTATTAAAGTTAAAATATGCCGAAGGTGTACATCACAATGGTGTCTGTAAGGTGCGCTTAAATAGAGTCAATAACAACCGCAACTGCTGTGTCAATACACTCAAGTGTACCTCCTAATctgatgtgtgtttgcaggggACCTGATGCAGGGGGAGTTGTACTCGGCCATTAAAAACGAGGAGCAGCAGGTGCAGTCAGACTCCAGCACCTCCTTCAGTGGTGAGATGCATTTCTATGAGCTGGTGGAGGACACCAAGGATGGCATCTGGTTGGTCCAGGTTAGCACGGAACTTCTGCATGTTTATGGATGTTCTTGCGTTCTCCAACTGTTGATGAAGGCTttactgagtctgtgtgtgtgtgtacacgtgcagGTGATAGCCCAGGATCGAGACGCCTTGCTAAGCAAAGCCAACTGGGGTAAGATGGTCCAGAAGGTTTCTCAGTTTGGCATTCGCACGGGCACCTTCAACTGCTCTAGTGACCCcaggtgagagacacacacctccccgCACACCTCCTCCCAGAAAAGGGTGTTGTAAAATACCTTACACCAggggttcccaatcctggtcctcgggcctccctgccctgcaggttttagatgtttccctgctccaacacacctgattcaaatgaatggttacgTTATTCGCAACCGTTTTGCAGGTACTGTCGGAAACGCGGCTGGATGAAGTCCACCTTGATCATGTCGGTGCCGCAGACCTACTCGTCCAAAGGGAAGGTCATGCTGAAAGAGTACGCCGGGCGCCGCATCGAGGCGGAGCATATCTTCAAGTGGATGACGGCCCACGTGGCGTCTCGCATCAAGACCCTGCGGCAACCTGAGCAGCTTGCTGAGGAATGGCGTCCAAGCCAGTCCCACCCCATCAAGATGTTCCTGTTTGCCCGCCTggccacccccccagccttTTTCTCGGCGCTCAGCGTCAAATTCACTGGCCGGATCGAGTTCATCTTTGTGGACGTGCGTCACTGGGGCAACGCCAGCAGCCTCCAGGAAGTCGGCGTGGATCAGATGCCTTCCTATATCCTGAAGATGCCGGAAGGTATCTATCGCTACGGCAACAGCACGGGGGAGTTTATCTCCCTGGCGGCCATGGATACGTTCCTGCGCTCCGTGCAGCCCGAGGTCAACGACCTGTTTGTGCTCAGCCTGGTTATGGTCAACCTCCTGGCCTGGATGGACCTTTTCATCACCCAGGGTGCCACCGTCAAGCGGTTTGTGGTGCTGATCAGCACTCTGGGGACGTACAACTCCCTCCTGCTGACGTCTTGGCTGCCCGTCCTGGCCCTGCTGCAACTGCCCTACCTGGAGGCCTTCTACGCCTGCAGCCTGAAGCTGCTCCGCTACGCCGACACCACCTGCCTGGCTTCGTGGGTCCGCGCTGACTGGACCTTCTACTCCTCCCACCCGGCCCTGTTCCTCAGCACCTACCTGGCCCACGGCCTCCTCATCGACTActttgagaggaagaggaggtgcagCAACGAGGAGCAGAGCCCCAACAACCTGGAGTGGCTGTGCAGCCTTTGGGACTGGTACAGTAGCCTCCTGGTCCACCCCATGGCCTCGCTGCAGCCCCACCCTGACCAGTCCGACTGGGACGAAGACCCCCACTTCCTGCTGGAGAGGCTGGCGTTCCCTGACCTGTGGCTCCACCCCCTCGTGCCCATCGACTACATCAAGGCTCTTCCCACCTGGAGGTTCCAGACCAGTCAGGTGTTTCAGACCGAAGTAGATGGAGCCAGGGGTGGGGACATGGATATGGACACTAGAACAATGGACATCACAGGGCTGGCCGAGGGTAGAACAGAACCAACCCTGGACACTATAGAACATCAGCAGACCCGGCCTCTGACCCAAACCCAGACTTATCCCTCTGACAGTGAGCGTGAGGAGACATCTGTTTCTGAGTCATGTGATTCCTGCGGCAGTGCTGGGGAGGAGCCGTGCCGGAAGAGGGAGGAGCTGCGTCCCGATTGGTCCCAGTGGCCGGCTGACATGCTGCACTGCACGGAGTGCGTGGTGTGTCTGGAGACCTTCGAGGTGGACTTCCTTTTAATGGGGCTGCCGTGCGGTCACGCCTTCCACCAGCAGTGCATTGTGGTCTGGCTGGCGGGAGGACGCCACTGCTGCCCCGTGTGTCGCTGGCCTCCTTACAAGAAGAAACCAGTGGAGCAGGAAGAACAATAAGACTTCCTGTTTGACATCACACACCTGCCTCCTGCACTTAAATGTTACTGATAGAATCCCTGGCTGTGCCCTCTTGTCTGTCCCTGGTCATGGTCGGGTTGCCTCAACTGTTGGCTTGGTGAACCGTAGAGTTGAAAACAGAAATAGTACCTGTGTTTATCTCTATGGTGTTTGCAGTCACACTACAAGTAAGACCTGCTTATGTTAGTAATCCTAAACACTAGTCTCATAGGAAAGCATTGGGATTCATTATGCCCTTTGTTTAAATTGTAGATTATAAAAATGCTTAACAAAAATGTGGGTGTGGGTAACTATTTTTGATGTTAAAGTAAGATCCCACAGAAGTGGTGACTCATAACGCAGAGAATAAATGTGTGAATTGAAATGATAGAGACCCGGTATAAATATGATACATTATAAACAGAAACAGAATAGCCATCTGGAGAGGTGACCCTTGACCTCTCTACTGGCTCTCCCAGTCCATCAACAGGAACAGTCTCTTCTTAGAGATCCATACAGAACCAGTAGGACAGAACCAGTATGATCAGGCCCTGGATCCACAGTATCCACCAATTACCAACCAGGCCTCTGTTCAGAGGCGAGTTTgaggcatgtacatttatatGTAATAATAAGAATTTAACAAGCGATCGTACAACGTAATAAACATGAGTGCATTCTTTCCCTGTTAAAgctgaaaagaagaaaaacaagtgGAATGTCCCTTTACATGGAGTCCTGCGCAGCTGGCCCCGGAGCATGCCCATCTGTGATTGTTGTTAAACagattaatattattatttatgacTGATCATAACAATCCTAGTCACTCATCCTTGTACTCTGTGTAGTTGGACTTGGACCAGAGAAATGAGAGCTTGACTTGTAACATGTTGTCCTCAAATAAAGTTGAGTTTTCATATGAAATGTGTGATGCGATTGTTGTTGTGACCAACAGTCTGGATACTATATCAAATGAGCCTCTGCACCTGTCAATTATCTCTAGCAGCTAATATGGGCTATGACCTAAATATAATTTATAACATATAACTTAAATGTAACTTTAATGCATCGAGTAGCCTCCGTGTATGAGGTATGAACCAAATCAT from Osmerus mordax isolate fOsmMor3 chromosome 12, fOsmMor3.pri, whole genome shotgun sequence includes these protein-coding regions:
- the abhd18 gene encoding protein ABHD18, whose translation is MGVSRLDVLYRRLLLTKLFIQGWGKPDDLKRIFEFRRIIGNREKCKDLVPKDYPVFIDKVEDQSDCKIHNGYFISPLEDIVPGILPPESVKARFQFIVPKKWKRHSPVCIHLAGTGDHFFWRRRTLIARPMIKEAGMASLLLENPYYGYRKPKDQIRSSLRNVSDLFVMGGALILESAVLLHWLEREGYWPLGMTGVSMGGHMASLAVTNWPKPIPLIPCLSWTTASNVFTTGVLSKAVNWRELEKQYAMHSVYEREIIRMLEYCGTDSFQMGQDLVKNSPCSLDNLSGLELSGELLGLSRPQEERLGLRSRAAGGGGRDSILLSGERGREGLDQMLSAVSSSGPHMNMLHAKNMGAGSGQRQSLQRMSLGFMKGVMDECTHIANFSVPVDPSLIIVVQAKEDAYIPRTGVRGLQEIWPGCEVRYLKGGHISAYLFKQGLFRKAIYDAYDRFLLKYSN
- the rnf103 gene encoding E3 ubiquitin-protein ligase RNF103; translation: MWLKLFFLLLYFLVLFVLARFFEAVVWYETGIFATQLVDPVTLSFKKLKTILECRGLGYSGLAEKRDVRELVEKSGDLMQGELYSAIKNEEQQVQSDSSTSFSGEMHFYELVEDTKDGIWLVQVIAQDRDALLSKANWGKMVQKVSQFGIRTGTFNCSSDPRYCRKRGWMKSTLIMSVPQTYSSKGKVMLKEYAGRRIEAEHIFKWMTAHVASRIKTLRQPEQLAEEWRPSQSHPIKMFLFARLATPPAFFSALSVKFTGRIEFIFVDVRHWGNASSLQEVGVDQMPSYILKMPEGIYRYGNSTGEFISLAAMDTFLRSVQPEVNDLFVLSLVMVNLLAWMDLFITQGATVKRFVVLISTLGTYNSLLLTSWLPVLALLQLPYLEAFYACSLKLLRYADTTCLASWVRADWTFYSSHPALFLSTYLAHGLLIDYFERKRRCSNEEQSPNNLEWLCSLWDWYSSLLVHPMASLQPHPDQSDWDEDPHFLLERLAFPDLWLHPLVPIDYIKALPTWRFQTSQVFQTEVDGARGGDMDMDTRTMDITGLAEGRTEPTLDTIEHQQTRPLTQTQTYPSDSEREETSVSESCDSCGSAGEEPCRKREELRPDWSQWPADMLHCTECVVCLETFEVDFLLMGLPCGHAFHQQCIVVWLAGGRHCCPVCRWPPYKKKPVEQEEQ